A portion of the Candidatus Eremiobacteraceae bacterium genome contains these proteins:
- the lptB gene encoding LPS export ABC transporter ATP-binding protein, whose protein sequence is MQATGTPIEIDVRGLTKSYGPRTVVDQVSLNVRGGEVVGLLGPNGAGKTTTFYMVVGLVRPNDGAVLLVTDNGSTIDITHQPMHMRAREGLGYLAQESSVFRRLTIEDNIRLIWQQRGVPRQEQDERLPKLLGEFGLEGLIHARTETLSGGERRRVEIARAIATDPAFLLLDEPFTGIDPIAVADIQEIIRLLKAKGLGVLITDHSVRETLAIVDRAYILNRGRIEVSGSAQDVASSPTARKFYLGESFRL, encoded by the coding sequence GTGCAAGCGACAGGAACGCCCATCGAGATCGACGTCAGAGGTCTGACCAAGAGCTACGGCCCGCGGACCGTGGTCGACCAGGTCAGCCTCAACGTGCGTGGTGGAGAAGTCGTCGGATTGCTCGGCCCCAACGGCGCCGGCAAGACGACCACGTTCTATATGGTGGTCGGTCTGGTGCGGCCCAATGACGGCGCGGTGCTGCTCGTGACCGACAACGGCAGCACCATCGACATCACCCATCAGCCCATGCACATGCGCGCACGCGAAGGCCTTGGTTATCTCGCGCAAGAGTCGTCGGTCTTCCGGCGGCTGACGATCGAAGACAACATCCGGCTTATCTGGCAACAGCGCGGCGTGCCGCGTCAGGAGCAGGACGAGCGCCTGCCCAAGCTGCTAGGCGAGTTCGGGCTCGAGGGGCTCATCCACGCGCGCACCGAGACGCTGTCCGGCGGCGAGCGCCGGCGCGTCGAGATCGCGCGCGCGATCGCAACCGACCCGGCCTTCTTGCTGCTCGACGAGCCGTTCACCGGGATCGACCCGATCGCCGTCGCGGATATCCAAGAGATCATCCGTTTGCTCAAGGCCAAGGGATTGGGCGTGCTGATCACCGATCACTCAGTGCGTGAGACCCTGGCCATCGTCGATCGCGCCTACATCCTCAACCGCGGGCGCATCGAGGTGTCGGGCAGCGCGCAAGACGTCGCAAGCTCGCCGACCGCGCGCAAATTCTACCTGGGAGAGAGCTTTCGTCTGTGA
- a CDS encoding LptF/LptG family permease, which yields MKLLDRYMVTELGGPFLFGLAAFTLLFVAGELLNVARLVSEEHASLLAAAKYFIYTLPQTLVLTFPMSMLLSVLLAMSRLSGDSEITGMRAGGISLYRIAAPVAAVGLLASLVGLGFQEYVVPGATARANEILTSEIQSGNVNILSNEVVRSALPNGDAQVTYAAGFDTSTQSLEEITVQVYRGETLLSLLVAPRARYQNSTWVLHDAISYRLAPVCCTLGTLPLTSVNIGASPTQLIELSKRPEDLSRNQLRPLLHSAIASGDQSRYALLLVTYDSKLARPFASLVFTLLAIPLGIRRQRSTSGAGFGISIAIVFAFYVVTTICLAIGRTAPELSLAMAWLPNIIFGAIGVWLLQLAAKV from the coding sequence GTGAAGCTTCTCGACCGCTACATGGTCACCGAGCTTGGCGGCCCGTTCCTGTTCGGACTGGCCGCATTCACGCTGCTCTTCGTGGCGGGCGAGCTGCTCAACGTCGCGCGCCTGGTGTCGGAAGAGCACGCCAGCCTCCTCGCGGCGGCCAAATACTTCATCTACACGCTGCCGCAGACGCTCGTCCTGACGTTTCCGATGTCGATGCTGCTCTCGGTGCTGCTCGCGATGAGCCGCCTGTCGGGCGATTCCGAGATCACCGGCATGCGCGCCGGCGGCATCAGCCTATATCGCATCGCCGCGCCGGTGGCCGCGGTGGGCCTGCTCGCCTCGCTCGTAGGACTGGGATTCCAGGAGTACGTCGTGCCCGGAGCCACCGCCAGGGCGAACGAGATCCTGACCAGCGAGATCCAGTCGGGCAATGTCAACATCCTTTCAAATGAGGTCGTGCGCAGTGCGCTGCCGAACGGCGACGCGCAGGTGACATACGCCGCCGGATTCGACACCTCGACGCAATCGCTCGAAGAGATCACGGTGCAGGTGTATCGCGGCGAGACGCTGCTCTCGCTGCTGGTCGCGCCGCGCGCGCGCTACCAGAACTCGACCTGGGTGCTGCACGACGCGATCTCGTATCGCCTGGCTCCCGTGTGCTGCACGCTCGGCACCTTGCCGCTCACCAGCGTGAACATCGGCGCCAGTCCGACCCAGCTCATCGAGCTCTCCAAACGTCCGGAGGACCTGTCGCGCAATCAGCTGCGGCCGCTGCTGCACTCCGCGATCGCGTCGGGCGACCAGTCGCGCTACGCATTGCTGCTCGTGACCTACGACAGCAAACTCGCCCGTCCGTTCGCGAGCCTCGTCTTCACGCTGCTGGCGATACCGCTTGGCATCCGGCGCCAGCGCTCGACCTCGGGCGCGGGCTTCGGCATCAGCATCGCGATCGTGTTCGCGTTCTACGTCGTCACCACGATCTGTCTGGCGATCGGCCGCACCGCCCCCGAGCTGAGCTTGGCGATGGCGTGGCTGCCCAACATCATCTTCGGCGCTATCGGGGTGTGGCTGTTGCAGTTGGCGGCCAAGGTATGA
- a CDS encoding DUF3084 domain-containing protein → MAVAVGGQGMMALHGMLVLLAFDIRPVITVAGIVVLAGLIAFVGDRVGHQVGRRRMTLFGLRPRYTSTIFAVGFGMLIALFAVGFVAAVNQEARQALFSINTLRDEIKTLTAQRDQLLLFVREAPLVFRNGEPISRPVLVDTTDDEASIERNLTALFRVVAEHYSTIPDVQPYPQELTPAARAKIAALARQIKTYAPDDAIVVPVAGENIFRHGAMSISFNVFRDGLIYRKGDAIAAVSIADGRDPQLASAGLQQLRIAITDNAIAHGMPPTIADTPEANVATFDQAYKQLRSIHGPAVLRAIAMSDVKASGPLTTELIVAPGR, encoded by the coding sequence GTGGCTGTTGCAGTTGGCGGCCAAGGTATGATGGCGCTGCACGGCATGCTGGTGCTGCTGGCGTTCGACATACGCCCCGTCATCACGGTCGCGGGCATCGTGGTGCTGGCCGGCCTGATCGCGTTCGTCGGCGACCGCGTCGGCCATCAGGTCGGACGGCGGCGCATGACGCTGTTCGGCCTGCGGCCGCGATACACGAGCACGATTTTCGCCGTCGGCTTCGGCATGCTCATCGCCCTGTTCGCGGTCGGCTTCGTCGCGGCGGTGAACCAGGAAGCGCGCCAGGCGCTGTTCTCGATCAACACGCTGCGCGACGAGATCAAGACGCTGACCGCGCAGCGCGATCAGCTCTTGCTGTTCGTGCGCGAGGCGCCGCTGGTCTTCCGCAACGGCGAACCGATCTCGCGCCCGGTGCTCGTCGACACGACGGATGACGAAGCCAGCATCGAGCGGAACTTGACGGCGTTGTTCCGGGTGGTCGCCGAGCACTACAGCACCATCCCGGACGTGCAGCCATATCCGCAGGAGCTCACGCCTGCCGCGCGCGCGAAGATCGCCGCGCTCGCGCGCCAGATCAAGACGTACGCGCCCGACGATGCGATCGTCGTGCCGGTCGCCGGCGAGAACATCTTCCGCCACGGCGCTATGTCGATCTCGTTCAACGTGTTCAGGGATGGCCTGATCTACCGCAAGGGCGACGCGATCGCGGCGGTGAGCATCGCCGATGGACGCGATCCGCAGCTCGCCAGCGCCGGCCTGCAGCAATTGCGCATCGCGATCACCGATAACGCCATCGCACACGGCATGCCGCCGACGATCGCCGACACGCCGGAGGCGAATGTCGCCACCTTCGACCAGGCGTACAAGCAGCTGCGCTCGATCCACGGTCCGGCGGTGTTGCGCGCGATCGCGATGAGCGACGTCAAGGCCAGCGGCCCGCTCACGACCGAGCTGATCGTCGCGCCCGGCCGCTGA
- a CDS encoding S-layer homology domain-containing protein, with protein sequence MKRFAYLAVSAFVAASVLCVRPAFATPFNDVPANSWAADYIQTLAADGILAGYPNGKFLGNRPMTRNEVAVALARAIAKVEAEGGASKADLQKLARLMDAYKDELDGMGVRVTQIEDRLAALDKATKFAQGFTVHGTLWSGYSQREQIQNPTVLTGAPSCATTNPLPANACLARSDSVFNFTDQFIENDQSNDPYYGRVGPGILLPRAQWEFTPSYAVNQNLIISLPINIVDYYSGGYRQQQTGVGINPTLEVNVPNMNGVTGLNIRVGQLQNIKGSLTGLTYSPADNFHINYTDPFRPYPNGVDVTATIEKYLDVQAYGTRLDPVGVLSGAPTFPPNTGWIQSNTYLGPYYFQQTTNVYGSAPTTDTFTSGTGTLTSVTLSALAQPGTVFVSYYLGPPACFTGCFFTAANQPNEPSFNFVQTPNMVVFTSPSPIPAGVTVSITYQSYSVSNNTFPQRYDVGGRAVYRIPGIPSAQIGFSLNRLFDLNGGNSASGNTVYLQSASVPNTIVSDTVFGFDFVMPLAREWGSGQWGVVTPALYGEVATSKYTPDFQRIPAQSDTAGVIGLKFKFLGGDQTLSYQSVGPYYIDGASFMWAGQSPALFSFWNMPQLPTGFGIGNTLGINQQVDAVALANGYAGPLLANTGQFPGGTFDFPLFNQFKAQGPYFYSTFAPNTRGPSVQLNFPIRIGGVNLKIRLGGQQLQEIRPNSLSAAIFGPQYVTGVGGKYQTYGGGFTLGLPIWDRTATLNFDALYERIQRLDQTPFVYAADPLLGVPGAYNALGSTELTGTGQIVYFYPNYQNVRHLAGSGSLALPITAALTANVTYVNQAWGGEALNTLNQSISQTKTALNAGVLYNIPNTNSSINFFFTNYQWKDNQLPTYNWTQNRQNIYFTVKF encoded by the coding sequence TTGAAGAGATTCGCCTACCTCGCGGTAAGCGCGTTCGTCGCCGCTTCTGTTCTGTGCGTCCGGCCGGCGTTTGCGACGCCGTTCAACGACGTACCGGCGAACAGCTGGGCGGCGGACTACATCCAGACGCTCGCTGCAGACGGCATTCTTGCCGGCTATCCGAACGGAAAATTCCTCGGCAACCGGCCGATGACGCGCAACGAGGTCGCGGTCGCTCTCGCGCGCGCCATCGCCAAAGTGGAAGCCGAAGGCGGCGCCAGCAAGGCCGACCTGCAAAAACTCGCCAGATTGATGGACGCATATAAGGACGAGCTCGACGGCATGGGCGTCCGCGTCACGCAGATCGAGGACAGGCTCGCGGCGCTCGACAAAGCGACGAAGTTCGCACAAGGCTTCACCGTGCACGGCACGCTGTGGTCCGGCTACTCGCAGCGCGAGCAGATCCAAAACCCGACCGTGCTCACCGGTGCGCCGTCATGCGCGACCACCAACCCGCTGCCGGCCAACGCCTGCTTGGCGCGCTCCGATTCGGTCTTCAACTTCACCGACCAATTCATCGAAAACGACCAGAGCAACGACCCGTACTACGGACGCGTCGGCCCCGGCATCCTGCTGCCGCGCGCGCAATGGGAGTTCACGCCCTCGTATGCGGTCAACCAGAACCTGATCATCTCGCTGCCCATCAACATCGTCGACTACTACTCGGGCGGCTACCGGCAACAGCAGACCGGCGTCGGCATCAACCCGACGCTCGAGGTCAACGTGCCGAACATGAACGGCGTCACGGGTCTGAACATCCGCGTCGGGCAGTTGCAGAACATCAAAGGCTCGCTCACCGGCTTGACCTACAGCCCGGCCGACAATTTCCACATCAACTACACCGACCCGTTCCGTCCGTATCCCAACGGCGTTGACGTGACGGCGACGATCGAGAAATACCTGGACGTACAGGCGTACGGCACGCGCTTGGACCCGGTCGGGGTGTTGAGCGGCGCGCCGACGTTCCCGCCGAACACGGGCTGGATCCAGTCGAACACGTATCTCGGCCCGTACTACTTCCAGCAGACGACCAACGTCTACGGCTCGGCGCCGACGACCGATACGTTCACCTCGGGCACCGGCACGCTGACGTCCGTCACGCTGAGCGCGCTCGCGCAGCCGGGCACGGTCTTCGTGTCGTACTACCTCGGCCCGCCAGCGTGCTTCACCGGCTGCTTCTTCACGGCTGCTAATCAGCCGAACGAGCCCAGCTTCAACTTCGTGCAGACCCCCAACATGGTCGTGTTCACGTCGCCGAGCCCCATCCCGGCCGGCGTGACCGTCTCGATCACGTATCAATCGTACAGCGTGTCCAACAACACGTTCCCGCAGCGCTACGACGTCGGCGGCCGCGCGGTGTACCGCATCCCCGGCATCCCCAGCGCGCAGATCGGCTTCTCGTTGAACCGCCTGTTCGATCTCAACGGCGGCAACAGCGCGTCCGGCAACACGGTCTACCTGCAATCCGCGTCGGTGCCGAACACCATCGTCAGCGACACGGTCTTCGGGTTCGACTTCGTGATGCCGCTGGCACGCGAGTGGGGCAGCGGCCAGTGGGGCGTCGTCACGCCGGCCTTGTACGGCGAAGTCGCGACCAGCAAGTATACGCCTGACTTCCAGCGCATTCCGGCGCAAAGCGATACCGCAGGCGTCATCGGGCTGAAGTTCAAGTTCCTGGGCGGCGACCAGACGCTGTCGTATCAGAGCGTCGGCCCGTACTACATCGACGGCGCGTCCTTCATGTGGGCAGGCCAGTCGCCGGCGCTGTTCTCGTTCTGGAACATGCCGCAGCTGCCGACCGGCTTCGGAATCGGCAACACGCTGGGTATCAACCAGCAAGTCGACGCCGTCGCTCTGGCCAACGGCTATGCGGGTCCGCTGCTGGCGAACACCGGGCAGTTCCCGGGCGGGACGTTTGACTTCCCGCTGTTCAACCAGTTCAAGGCGCAAGGCCCGTACTTCTACAGCACGTTCGCGCCGAACACGCGCGGACCGTCAGTGCAGCTCAACTTCCCGATCCGTATCGGCGGCGTGAATCTGAAGATCCGCCTCGGCGGCCAACAGCTGCAAGAGATCCGTCCGAACTCGCTGTCGGCGGCGATCTTCGGCCCGCAGTACGTCACCGGCGTCGGTGGCAAGTACCAGACCTACGGCGGCGGCTTCACGCTCGGCCTGCCGATCTGGGATCGCACGGCGACGTTGAACTTCGATGCTCTGTACGAGCGCATCCAGCGGCTCGACCAGACGCCGTTCGTCTACGCCGCCGACCCGCTGCTCGGCGTGCCCGGCGCGTACAACGCGCTTGGCAGCACCGAGTTGACGGGCACCGGCCAGATCGTGTACTTCTATCCGAACTACCAGAACGTGCGCCACTTGGCGGGCAGCGGCTCGCTGGCGTTGCCCATCACGGCCGCCCTCACGGCGAACGTGACCTACGTCAACCAGGCGTGGGGCGGTGAGGCGCTCAACACGCTGAACCAGAGCATCAGCCAGACGAAGACTGCCCTCAACGCGGGCGTCCTCTACAACATACCGAACACCAACTCGTCGATCAACTTCTTCTTCACGAACTACCAATGGAAAGACAACCAGCTGCCGACCTACAACTGGACCCAGAATCGGCAGAACATCTACTTCACGGTCAAGTTCTAG
- a CDS encoding glycosyltransferase family 1 protein, giving the protein MRVAIETQFARGTATGLGVYASSLAAALRARSDVEVVELRDDSFDLWRFDRRAYWDQLRVRRLAREAHADVIHFTGGTLPWRPPHPCVLTLHDLTWLRAANRGRAYVRWYFGSLQPRLARAADAIVVDTHAARTDVADGLGISPDFITVAGAGVDQRYFTLARKPAQPPFVLTVGTVEERKDLITAVRAIAPMDRIRLVCAGPFTPYADEVRREAARLGAGDRVELLGFVHDDRLLDLYSRAAAFIFPSRYEGFGLPPLQALAAGLPVVSSDIPVLREVLDDGTVYCPPGDARAFSDALAHVLSGGSALDERVARGRDRARTFSWPAVAQTMVSVYARLTSVAEPGRARSR; this is encoded by the coding sequence ATGCGTGTCGCGATCGAGACCCAGTTCGCGCGCGGCACTGCGACGGGTCTGGGCGTGTACGCGAGCTCGCTCGCGGCGGCGCTGCGCGCGCGCTCCGACGTCGAGGTCGTCGAGCTGCGCGACGACAGCTTCGACTTGTGGCGTTTCGACCGCCGCGCGTACTGGGATCAGCTGCGCGTGAGGCGCCTCGCGAGGGAGGCGCATGCCGACGTGATCCATTTCACCGGCGGCACGCTGCCGTGGCGCCCGCCGCATCCGTGCGTGTTGACGCTTCACGATCTGACCTGGCTGCGCGCCGCGAACCGCGGCCGCGCCTACGTGCGCTGGTATTTCGGTTCGTTGCAGCCTCGTTTGGCGCGCGCGGCCGACGCGATCGTCGTGGACACGCATGCCGCGCGCACTGACGTCGCCGACGGCTTGGGAATATCGCCGGATTTCATCACGGTGGCGGGCGCAGGCGTCGACCAGCGTTACTTCACGCTTGCGCGTAAGCCCGCGCAGCCGCCCTTCGTGCTGACCGTCGGCACCGTCGAGGAGCGCAAGGATCTAATCACCGCAGTGCGGGCCATCGCACCCATGGACCGTATCCGACTGGTCTGCGCCGGTCCCTTCACGCCGTACGCAGACGAGGTCCGAAGGGAAGCGGCGCGCCTCGGGGCCGGCGATCGTGTCGAATTGCTCGGGTTTGTGCATGACGACCGGCTGCTCGACCTGTACTCGCGTGCGGCCGCGTTCATCTTTCCTTCGCGCTACGAGGGGTTCGGCTTACCGCCGCTGCAGGCGCTGGCCGCGGGTTTGCCCGTCGTGTCGTCCGACATCCCAGTGCTGCGCGAAGTACTTGACGATGGGACCGTCTATTGTCCGCCTGGCGATGCTCGCGCGTTCTCGGATGCGCTTGCGCACGTGCTGAGCGGAGGAAGCGCGCTCGACGAGCGCGTCGCACGCGGCCGCGACCGCGCGCGCACATTCAGCTGGCCGGCAGTGGCGCAGACGATGGTATCGGTGTACGCGCGCCTGACGTCCGTCGCCGAGCCGGGTAGGGCGCGATCGCGCTAG
- a CDS encoding RecQ family ATP-dependent DNA helicase, producing the protein MKVDLDLHEALRTHFGYERFQPGQEEVIRRVLEGKDTLAILATGAGKSLCYQLPALLLPGTTVVVSPLIALMKDQIDMLAEAGISSTIALNSTLSDEEEISHLERVARGNLKLIYVTPERLEDESFVEVLERLHVPLFVVDEAHCISQWGHDFRPAYLNLGRVIAALGKPPVLALTATATPAVREDIVTQLGIPHTKPIVRGFDRPNLVYEVARTATEADKLRVLKAKFTGPLAGALGIIYTATIKNTYAVAEYCKTELGIEADVYHSKLQKAERERVHDRFMNEDVKIVVATNAFGLGIDKPNIRFVIHYDLPGSVEAYTQEAGRAGRDGMESTCLLLYRQSDTRVQNYFLTGKYPDVEEVQKVFGTLQYFESQDNGVSLSDLRKISQLPLTKLKVILALLKKGGFIQNVTKSTYGLAPLLKQSKGLALNLASYETKRSYDQSKLQMILQYCETRSCRRKFILNYFGEDYDLPNCGACDNCRARLAKGGTVELFDTPRTASEFRIGDIVQHPKFGEGTVERAERDLVTVLFPAHGYKTLLATAVARQQIA; encoded by the coding sequence ATGAAGGTCGATCTCGACCTGCACGAAGCGCTCCGTACGCACTTCGGCTACGAGCGTTTCCAACCTGGACAAGAAGAAGTCATCCGGCGCGTGCTGGAGGGCAAGGATACGCTTGCCATTTTGGCGACCGGCGCGGGCAAATCGCTGTGCTATCAGCTGCCGGCGCTGCTGCTGCCGGGTACGACGGTCGTCGTGTCGCCGCTCATCGCGCTCATGAAGGACCAGATCGACATGCTGGCCGAGGCCGGCATCAGCAGCACCATCGCCCTGAACAGCACGCTCTCCGACGAAGAGGAGATCTCGCATCTCGAGCGCGTCGCGCGAGGCAACCTCAAGCTGATCTACGTGACGCCCGAACGGCTCGAGGACGAGAGCTTTGTCGAGGTGCTCGAGCGCCTGCACGTTCCGCTCTTCGTCGTGGATGAGGCGCATTGCATCTCGCAGTGGGGCCACGATTTCCGGCCCGCGTATCTGAACTTAGGGCGGGTGATCGCGGCGCTCGGCAAGCCGCCGGTGCTCGCGCTCACCGCGACGGCCACGCCCGCCGTGCGCGAAGACATCGTCACGCAGCTTGGCATACCGCACACCAAGCCGATCGTGCGCGGGTTCGATCGCCCCAATCTCGTGTACGAAGTCGCGCGTACGGCCACAGAAGCAGACAAGCTGCGCGTGCTCAAGGCCAAGTTCACCGGCCCGCTGGCCGGCGCGCTCGGCATCATCTACACCGCGACGATCAAGAACACATACGCGGTCGCCGAGTACTGCAAAACCGAGCTCGGCATCGAAGCCGACGTCTATCACAGCAAACTGCAAAAAGCCGAGCGCGAGCGCGTCCACGACCGCTTCATGAACGAGGACGTCAAGATCGTGGTGGCCACCAACGCGTTCGGGTTGGGCATCGATAAGCCCAACATCCGCTTCGTCATCCACTACGATCTGCCGGGCAGCGTCGAAGCGTACACGCAAGAGGCAGGCCGGGCGGGGCGCGACGGCATGGAGTCGACCTGCCTGCTGCTATACCGGCAAAGCGACACGCGCGTGCAGAACTATTTCCTCACCGGCAAGTATCCGGACGTCGAGGAGGTGCAGAAGGTCTTCGGCACGCTGCAGTACTTCGAGAGCCAGGACAACGGCGTTTCGCTCTCGGACCTGCGCAAGATCTCGCAGCTGCCGCTGACCAAGCTCAAAGTGATCCTCGCGCTGCTCAAGAAGGGCGGCTTCATCCAGAACGTCACGAAGTCCACGTACGGGCTGGCACCGCTGCTCAAGCAGAGCAAGGGGCTGGCGCTCAACCTCGCCAGCTACGAGACCAAGCGCTCGTACGACCAGAGCAAGCTGCAGATGATCCTGCAGTACTGCGAGACGCGCAGCTGCCGGCGCAAGTTCATCCTCAATTATTTCGGGGAGGACTACGATCTGCCTAACTGCGGCGCGTGCGACAATTGCCGCGCGCGGCTCGCCAAAGGCGGCACCGTCGAGCTGTTCGACACGCCGCGCACGGCCAGCGAATTCCGCATCGGAGACATCGTGCAGCATCCCAAGTTCGGTGAAGGCACGGTCGAGCGCGCCGAGCGCGATCTTGTGACGGTGCTGTTCCCGGCGCACGGATACAAGACGCTGCTCGCCACGGCGGTGGCCCGCCAGCAAATCGCGTAA
- a CDS encoding sigma-70 family RNA polymerase sigma factor, with protein sequence MDQELVRRLAADDAAALEEVYQRYAPRCKGIAFRLLRDDARAEDAVQEAFLALWRHRQGLVVRTGGISPWLYTVTRNAALAIMRSESRRTAREERVEAPDQAPDPLADVVSAEDARGVRAALAELPPEQRTVISCAYFGAMTLAQIAQRTGAPLGTVKRRAQLGLSRLGRALRPQAS encoded by the coding sequence GTGGACCAAGAACTCGTCCGGCGCTTGGCCGCTGACGACGCAGCGGCGCTCGAAGAAGTCTATCAGCGCTACGCGCCGAGGTGCAAGGGGATAGCGTTTCGCCTTCTGCGCGATGACGCGCGCGCCGAGGACGCCGTCCAGGAGGCGTTCCTCGCCCTCTGGCGCCATCGCCAGGGCTTGGTCGTCAGGACCGGAGGGATCAGCCCATGGCTGTACACGGTGACCCGCAACGCGGCGCTGGCGATCATGCGTTCCGAGTCGCGCCGAACCGCGCGCGAGGAGCGCGTTGAGGCTCCCGATCAGGCGCCGGATCCGCTCGCGGACGTCGTCTCCGCCGAGGACGCGCGCGGGGTGCGCGCCGCGCTCGCCGAGCTGCCGCCCGAACAGCGGACAGTGATCTCATGCGCGTACTTCGGGGCGATGACGCTTGCGCAGATCGCGCAGCGGACGGGCGCCCCCTTGGGAACCGTGAAGCGCCGCGCGCAGCTCGGTTTGTCGCGCCTGGGCCGAGCACTGAGGCCGCAAGCATCATGA
- the dnaX gene encoding DNA polymerase III subunit gamma/tau encodes MPDTASPAPLTLYRKHRPAAFDELVGQPAVVQGLTAAVKSGRVAHAYLFSGPRGTGKTSAARILAKCLNCLTNGPRPDPCGVCEACTSIAAGTAFDVVEIDAASNRGINEIRELRDRVQFAPSQFRKKVYIIDEVHMLTSEAFNALLKTLEEPPEYVVFVLATTELHRVPATILSRCQRYEFRRMTPPVIAARLQEVAKREKIALDEIAARRIAHLADGALRDALVMLEQARGFAGGQAIDARVLDAAFGESHKDVIDRLVDAIIASDAAAALQTIADASAQGVDPGWLSRELLHWFRLALLARTSREVLEQEAPPDEAQAVAARAQELTKTRIMTALRVLSDTVAQRWSTQPRIDLELALARIIMPADEMTLQSLSDRLRALEERAGGAGPAPGGAPAPAGAARKPRAAATASKALENEAQAPPLSSAPASAAVASAPAATGSLTPTRLAAMWHLVMTAVRERSNTVFAYLQHAAVADANDETVTLSVTKKHFLESLSDPPTSALIASAIEHVSGIRPRIALVLGSAPARQAQQKAESSTGFALAESVLGGELI; translated from the coding sequence GTGCCCGACACCGCCTCTCCCGCACCCCTGACGCTGTATCGCAAACATCGTCCCGCGGCCTTCGACGAACTCGTCGGGCAGCCGGCCGTGGTACAGGGCCTGACCGCCGCGGTCAAATCCGGCCGCGTCGCGCACGCCTATCTGTTCTCGGGTCCGCGGGGCACCGGCAAGACCTCGGCCGCGCGCATCCTCGCCAAGTGTCTCAATTGCCTGACCAACGGCCCGCGGCCGGACCCGTGCGGAGTCTGCGAAGCCTGCACCTCGATCGCGGCTGGAACGGCCTTTGACGTCGTCGAGATCGACGCTGCCAGCAATCGCGGCATCAACGAGATCCGCGAGCTTCGGGACCGCGTCCAGTTCGCGCCTTCGCAGTTCCGCAAGAAGGTCTACATCATCGACGAGGTCCACATGCTGACCTCCGAAGCGTTCAACGCGCTGCTCAAGACGTTGGAGGAACCGCCGGAGTACGTCGTCTTCGTGCTGGCGACGACCGAACTGCATCGCGTTCCGGCGACGATTCTTTCGCGCTGCCAGCGCTACGAGTTCCGGCGCATGACCCCGCCGGTCATCGCCGCGCGCCTCCAAGAGGTCGCCAAGCGCGAAAAGATCGCGCTCGACGAGATCGCGGCGCGACGCATCGCCCACCTCGCAGACGGCGCGCTGCGCGATGCGCTTGTCATGCTCGAGCAGGCGCGCGGTTTCGCCGGTGGACAGGCGATCGACGCTCGCGTGCTCGATGCGGCCTTCGGCGAGTCGCACAAAGACGTCATCGACCGGCTGGTGGACGCGATCATCGCTTCCGACGCCGCGGCGGCGCTGCAGACGATCGCCGATGCGAGCGCCCAGGGGGTGGACCCGGGCTGGCTTTCCAGAGAGCTGCTGCATTGGTTCAGATTGGCGCTCTTGGCCCGCACTAGCCGCGAGGTGCTCGAACAAGAAGCCCCGCCGGATGAAGCGCAGGCGGTGGCCGCGCGCGCGCAGGAGCTGACCAAGACCAGGATCATGACCGCGTTGCGCGTGCTCTCGGATACAGTCGCACAACGCTGGTCGACGCAGCCGCGCATCGATCTGGAACTCGCGCTCGCGCGCATCATCATGCCGGCCGACGAGATGACGCTGCAAAGCCTCTCCGACCGCCTGCGCGCGCTCGAGGAGCGCGCCGGGGGTGCCGGACCCGCACCGGGCGGCGCTCCCGCGCCCGCTGGTGCGGCTCGTAAACCGCGTGCGGCGGCAACCGCGTCAAAAGCGCTTGAAAACGAAGCGCAGGCGCCGCCGCTCTCTTCGGCGCCCGCGTCTGCGGCCGTCGCCTCGGCGCCGGCAGCGACCGGTTCGCTCACGCCCACTCGGCTCGCGGCGATGTGGCATCTGGTCATGACCGCGGTGCGTGAAAGGTCGAACACCGTCTTCGCATACCTGCAGCACGCGGCCGTCGCGGACGCGAACGACGAAACCGTCACGCTGTCCGTGACGAAGAAGCATTTCCTCGAAAGCCTCAGCGACCCGCCGACGAGCGCGCTGATCGCGAGCGCGATCGAACACGTCAGCGGGATACGGCCGCGCATCGCGCTGGTGCTGGGCAGCGCTCCGGCGCGCCAAGCGCAGCAAAAAGCCGAGAGCAGCACGGGCTTCGCGCTCGCTGAATCCGTCCTCGGCGGAGAACTGATCTAG
- a CDS encoding YbaB/EbfC family nucleoid-associated protein produces the protein MNPNLLKQARQLQQQLAKIQEELGNETVTGSAGSGAVLVTLDGHGQLRSVKIDKAAVDPQDVETLEDLVGIAFKDAQAKVSELSRTRMGPLAGGLGIPGF, from the coding sequence ATGAACCCCAATCTGCTCAAACAGGCGCGCCAGCTGCAGCAGCAGCTCGCCAAGATCCAAGAAGAGCTCGGCAACGAGACCGTCACCGGCAGCGCCGGCTCGGGCGCGGTGCTCGTGACGTTGGACGGCCACGGCCAGCTGCGCAGCGTGAAGATCGACAAGGCGGCGGTCGATCCGCAGGACGTGGAGACGCTCGAAGACCTGGTCGGCATCGCGTTCAAAGACGCGCAGGCCAAAGTGAGCGAGCTCTCGCGCACCCGCATGGGCCCGCTGGCCGGCGGCCTGGGCATTCCCGGGTTCTGA